From Euwallacea fornicatus isolate EFF26 chromosome 35, ASM4011564v1, whole genome shotgun sequence, a single genomic window includes:
- the Arfrp1 gene encoding ADP-ribosylation factor-related protein 1 isoform X3 gives MKSLDNAGKTTYLEAAKTKLTKNYKAINPAKITTTVGLNIGKIEVNGVRLNFWDLGGQSELQSLWDKYYEESHAIIYIVDSSDRERIDDSKEIFDKMIASESLQGVPLLVLANKQDLPDCMGVREVKPIFNKNAHLVGKRDCMVMPVSALTGEGVDEGIRWLVDCIKRNSFMRPSRNSEDA, from the exons ATGAAAA GCCTGGATAATGCTGGAAAAACT ACATACTTAGAGGCTGCCAAGacaaaacttacaaaaaacTACAAAGCAATCAATCCAGCCAAAATCACTACAACGGTTGGATTAAATATAGGAAAAATTGAAGTGAATGGAGTGAGGTTGAACTTCTGGGATCTTGGTGGACAAAGTGAACTTCAATCCCTTTGGGACAAG TATTATGAAGAGTCCCatgcaattatttatattgtgGATTCATCAGATAGGGAAAGAATAGATGActcaaaagaaatatttg ataaaatgaTTGCAAGTGAAAGTCTGCAAGGTGTTCCATTACTAGTCTTAGCCAACAAGCAAGATCTTCCAGATTGTATGGGAGTACGTGAAGTAAAAcctatatttaataaaaacgctCATTTGGTGGGCAAAAGAGATTGTATGGTTATGCCTGTGTCAGCATTAACAGG ggAAGGAGTTGATGAAGGTATCCGGTGGTTAGTGGACTGTATTAAACGAAACTCTTTTATGCGACCATCAAGGAATAGTGAAGATGCTTGA
- the Arfrp1 gene encoding ADP-ribosylation factor-related protein 1 isoform X1 has translation MYTLTYGFYKYMVQKDEYCVLILGLDNAGKTTYLEAAKTKLTKNYKAINPAKITTTVGLNIGKIEVNGVRLNFWDLGGQSELQSLWDKYYEESHAIIYIVDSSDRERIDDSKEIFDKMIASESLQGVPLLVLANKQDLPDCMGVREVKPIFNKNAHLVGKRDCMVMPVSALTGEGVDEGIRWLVDCIKRNSFMRPSRNSEDA, from the exons atgtacACATTGACATACGGATTTTATAAATACATGGTACAAAAAGATGAATATTGTGTGTTAATTCTAGGCCTGGATAATGCTGGAAAAACT ACATACTTAGAGGCTGCCAAGacaaaacttacaaaaaacTACAAAGCAATCAATCCAGCCAAAATCACTACAACGGTTGGATTAAATATAGGAAAAATTGAAGTGAATGGAGTGAGGTTGAACTTCTGGGATCTTGGTGGACAAAGTGAACTTCAATCCCTTTGGGACAAG TATTATGAAGAGTCCCatgcaattatttatattgtgGATTCATCAGATAGGGAAAGAATAGATGActcaaaagaaatatttg ataaaatgaTTGCAAGTGAAAGTCTGCAAGGTGTTCCATTACTAGTCTTAGCCAACAAGCAAGATCTTCCAGATTGTATGGGAGTACGTGAAGTAAAAcctatatttaataaaaacgctCATTTGGTGGGCAAAAGAGATTGTATGGTTATGCCTGTGTCAGCATTAACAGG ggAAGGAGTTGATGAAGGTATCCGGTGGTTAGTGGACTGTATTAAACGAAACTCTTTTATGCGACCATCAAGGAATAGTGAAGATGCTTGA
- the Arfrp1 gene encoding ADP-ribosylation factor-related protein 1 isoform X2, whose protein sequence is MIAPYVLSLRSHERVLNPRNTYLEAAKTKLTKNYKAINPAKITTTVGLNIGKIEVNGVRLNFWDLGGQSELQSLWDKYYEESHAIIYIVDSSDRERIDDSKEIFDKMIASESLQGVPLLVLANKQDLPDCMGVREVKPIFNKNAHLVGKRDCMVMPVSALTGEGVDEGIRWLVDCIKRNSFMRPSRNSEDA, encoded by the exons ATGATCGCTCCTTATGTTTTGTCGTTACGAAGCCATGAAAGGGTCCTTAACCCCCGAAAT ACATACTTAGAGGCTGCCAAGacaaaacttacaaaaaacTACAAAGCAATCAATCCAGCCAAAATCACTACAACGGTTGGATTAAATATAGGAAAAATTGAAGTGAATGGAGTGAGGTTGAACTTCTGGGATCTTGGTGGACAAAGTGAACTTCAATCCCTTTGGGACAAG TATTATGAAGAGTCCCatgcaattatttatattgtgGATTCATCAGATAGGGAAAGAATAGATGActcaaaagaaatatttg ataaaatgaTTGCAAGTGAAAGTCTGCAAGGTGTTCCATTACTAGTCTTAGCCAACAAGCAAGATCTTCCAGATTGTATGGGAGTACGTGAAGTAAAAcctatatttaataaaaacgctCATTTGGTGGGCAAAAGAGATTGTATGGTTATGCCTGTGTCAGCATTAACAGG ggAAGGAGTTGATGAAGGTATCCGGTGGTTAGTGGACTGTATTAAACGAAACTCTTTTATGCGACCATCAAGGAATAGTGAAGATGCTTGA
- the AP-1gamma gene encoding AP-1 complex subunit gamma-1 isoform X1, with protein sequence MYPYYESDWSVLPPEANRRFNPAFNMATIKQVVNEAIERGKCTNMVHFLVAHFFVIASVRMPTPMRLRDLIRQIRAARTAAEERSVVNKECAYIRSTFREEDSVWRCRNIAKLLYIHMLGYPAHFGQLECLKLIASPRFTDKRIGYLGAMLLLDERQDVHLLITNCLKNDLNSTTQFVVGLALCTLGAIASPEMARDLAAEVERLMKSPNAYIRKKAALCAYRIIKRVPELMEIFLPATRSMLSEKNHGVLITGVILITEMCENSPDTLNHFKKIVPNLVRILKNLILAGYSPEHDVSGVSDPFLQVKILKLLRILGINDADTSEAMNDILAQVATNTETSKNVGNTILYETVLSIMDIKSESGLRVLAVNILGRFLLNNDKNIRYVALNTLLRTVHVDTSAVQRHRTTILECLKDPDVSIRRRAMELSFALVNSQNIRTMIKELLLFLEKADPEFKAPCSSNIVLAAERYAPNKRWHLDTLLKVLVAAGNYVRDDVISSTIQLISESTSHQSYMALQLYKALSEDMQDRQPLTQVAAWAIGEYGDLLLTAQPDEEHGISHPPSEEQVLDIYQRLLWSPQNSSSTKQYALMSLTKLSTRFNNTTNQIQQMISSFRSSIHIELQQRGVEFSELFGKYTHLRPALLERMPPMELVRQTDESVHTNGDVDSIDLPSEESSPQHVPNESNALLDLLGGDLDVIKPTTEPSKPPPVSNSNNQDLLDLLGLGPLSDTASPSTESSNLGLILESNANVLPTVMNSQNSNFLSDGLFNPNPVESVRSSIPPLTAFDKEGLRILFSFDGVRENGTVTINVTATNDSLSPLTDFLFQAAVPKTFQIQMLSPSGTTLAPNGVVTQVLKVTNPGQNMLRMRIRISYTIDGNPVQEQTEVNNFPGELWE encoded by the exons ATGTACCCGTATTATGAATCAGATTGGAGTGTTTTGCCACCCGAAGCCAACAGAAG atttaatccAGCTTTTAATATGGCCACAATCAAACAGGTTGTTAATGAGGCAATTGAACGAGGTAAGTGCACCAATATGGTTCACTTTTTGGTTgctcatttttttgttattgcttCAGTTCGAATGCCAACACCTATGCGACTTAGGGATCTAATAAGACAAATTAGGGCAGCCAGAACTGCTGCTGAAGAAAGAAGTGTGGTTAACAAGGAATGTGCTTATATTCGAAGTACTTTTCGAGAGGAGGATTCTGTATGGAG ATgccgaaatatcgccaaactTCTCTACATTCACATGCTGGGATACCCTGCTCATTTTGGACAATTGGAATGCTTGAAACTAATAGCTAGCCCGCGCTTTACAGACAAAAGAATAGGATATTTAGGGGCTATGCTACTTCTTGACGAACGGCAAGATGTTCATCTGTTGATAACCAActgtttaaaaaa TGACTTGAACTCTACCACACAATTTGTAGTAGGGTTAGCACTGTGTACGTTAGGAGCAATTGCTTCACCTGAAATGGCCAGAGATTTAGCCGCCGAGGTTGAGAGATTGATGAAGTCTCCCAACGCTTATATAAGGAAAAAGGCCGCTTTATGTGCATACAGAAtaattaaaag GGTACCAGAACTTATGGAGATATTCTTACCGGCTACGAGAAGTATGTTATCAGAAAAGAATCATGGAGTTTTGATAACTGgtgttattttaataactgaaatgTGCGAGAACAGTCCTGACACTTTAAATCACTTCAAAAAG ATTGTTCCTAATTTagtaagaattttgaaaaatctgataCTAGCGGGCTACTCCCCTGAACATGATGTGTCTGGAGTTAGTGACCCGTTCTTACAG gtaaaaattctgaaattgctTCGCATCCTTGGAATTAATGATGCTGACACATCAGAGGCAATGAATGATATATTAGCTCAAGTAGCCACCAATACAGAAACAAGCAAAAATGTCGGAAATACTATATTATATGAAACAGTTTTATCTATTATGGATATTAAGTCTGAAAGTGGGTTAAGG GTTTTGGCTGTTAATATCTTAGGACGATTTCTATTGAATAACGATAAGAATATTAGATACGTAGCGCTAAACACTTTGCTGAGAACTGTGCATGTTGATACGTCGGCCGTTCAGAGACACAGGACGACCATTCTTGAGTGTTTAAAAG ATCCGGATGTTTCAATTCGACGAAGAGCCATGGAGTTGTCATTTGCCCTCGTGAACTCTCAAAATATTCGAACTATGATTAAAGAGTTGctgttatttttggaaaaagcgGACCCGGAATTCAAGGCACCCTGTTCGAGCAATATCGTATTAGCGGCGGAGCGATACGCTCCTAACAAACGGTGGCATTTAGATACTTTATTAAAAGTGTTGGTAGCG GCAGGTAACTATGTGAGAGACGATGTAATATCTTCGACAATCCAATTGATATCGGAAAGCACGAGTCATCAATCATATATGGCGTTGCAGTTATATAAGGCATTATCTGAAGATATGCAAGACAGACAGCCTCTAACACAAGTAGCTGCTTGGGCTATAG GAGAGTATGGAGATCTACTGTTAACTGCTCAACCCGATGAAGAACACGGAATTTCTCATCCACCCTCAGAAGAACAGGTGCTTGATATTTATCAAAG attgCTGTGGAGCCCGCAGAATAGCAGTTCTACAAAGCAATATGCCTTAATGTCATTGACTAAATTGAGCACCAGGTTTAACAATACCACAAA TCAAATCCAACAAATGATCAGTTCCTTCCGGTCTAGTATTCATATAGAGTTGCAGCAGAGGGGGGTAGAGTTCTCTGAACTGTTCGGGAAATATACCCATTTGCGACCGGCCTTATTAGAAAG AATGCCACCGATGGAATTAGTTCGTCAAACAGATGAAAGTGTACATACGAATGGAGACGTGGATAGTATAGATTTGCCATCAGAGGAAAGTAGTCCCCAACATGTGCCTAATGAATCG AACGCCTTATTAGATCTTCTCGGAGGCGACTTGGACGTTATAAAACCTACAACAGAACCGTCAAAACCGCCTCCAGTCTCAAACTCGAACAACCAAGACCTTTTGGATCTGTTAGGATTAGGTCCATTAAGCGATACAGCTTCCCCATCCACCGAATCTAGCAATTTgggtttaattttagaaagtaATGCCAATGTTTTACCCACTGTGATGAATAGTCAGAATTCGAACTTCTTATcag atgGTTTATTTAACCCAAATCCAGTAGAATCCGTAAGAAGTAGCATACCGCCTTTAACCGCGTTCGATAAAGAAGGTTTGCGAATTTTATTCTCGTTTGATGGTGTAAGAGAAAATGGCACTGTGACCATTAATGTGACGGCGACAAATGATTCATTGTCCCCTTTGACTGATTTTCTATTTCAAGCTGCAGTACCTAAA acATTCCAAATTCAAATGCTTTCGCCGTCTGGAACTACTTTGGCTCCTAATGGTGTGGTCACTCAGGTTTTAAAAGTGACTAATCCCGGACag AACATGCTACGGATGAGGATACGAATTTCATACACTATAGACGGCAACCCTGTCCAGGAACAGACGGAAGTAAACAATTTTCCCGGCGAGCTGTGGGAATGA
- the AP-1gamma gene encoding AP-1 complex subunit gamma-1 isoform X2, whose translation MYPYYESDWSVLPPEANRRFNPAFNMATIKQVVNEAIERVRMPTPMRLRDLIRQIRAARTAAEERSVVNKECAYIRSTFREEDSVWRCRNIAKLLYIHMLGYPAHFGQLECLKLIASPRFTDKRIGYLGAMLLLDERQDVHLLITNCLKNDLNSTTQFVVGLALCTLGAIASPEMARDLAAEVERLMKSPNAYIRKKAALCAYRIIKRVPELMEIFLPATRSMLSEKNHGVLITGVILITEMCENSPDTLNHFKKIVPNLVRILKNLILAGYSPEHDVSGVSDPFLQVKILKLLRILGINDADTSEAMNDILAQVATNTETSKNVGNTILYETVLSIMDIKSESGLRVLAVNILGRFLLNNDKNIRYVALNTLLRTVHVDTSAVQRHRTTILECLKDPDVSIRRRAMELSFALVNSQNIRTMIKELLLFLEKADPEFKAPCSSNIVLAAERYAPNKRWHLDTLLKVLVAAGNYVRDDVISSTIQLISESTSHQSYMALQLYKALSEDMQDRQPLTQVAAWAIGEYGDLLLTAQPDEEHGISHPPSEEQVLDIYQRLLWSPQNSSSTKQYALMSLTKLSTRFNNTTNQIQQMISSFRSSIHIELQQRGVEFSELFGKYTHLRPALLERMPPMELVRQTDESVHTNGDVDSIDLPSEESSPQHVPNESNALLDLLGGDLDVIKPTTEPSKPPPVSNSNNQDLLDLLGLGPLSDTASPSTESSNLGLILESNANVLPTVMNSQNSNFLSDGLFNPNPVESVRSSIPPLTAFDKEGLRILFSFDGVRENGTVTINVTATNDSLSPLTDFLFQAAVPKTFQIQMLSPSGTTLAPNGVVTQVLKVTNPGQNMLRMRIRISYTIDGNPVQEQTEVNNFPGELWE comes from the exons ATGTACCCGTATTATGAATCAGATTGGAGTGTTTTGCCACCCGAAGCCAACAGAAG atttaatccAGCTTTTAATATGGCCACAATCAAACAGGTTGTTAATGAGGCAATTGAACGAG TTCGAATGCCAACACCTATGCGACTTAGGGATCTAATAAGACAAATTAGGGCAGCCAGAACTGCTGCTGAAGAAAGAAGTGTGGTTAACAAGGAATGTGCTTATATTCGAAGTACTTTTCGAGAGGAGGATTCTGTATGGAG ATgccgaaatatcgccaaactTCTCTACATTCACATGCTGGGATACCCTGCTCATTTTGGACAATTGGAATGCTTGAAACTAATAGCTAGCCCGCGCTTTACAGACAAAAGAATAGGATATTTAGGGGCTATGCTACTTCTTGACGAACGGCAAGATGTTCATCTGTTGATAACCAActgtttaaaaaa TGACTTGAACTCTACCACACAATTTGTAGTAGGGTTAGCACTGTGTACGTTAGGAGCAATTGCTTCACCTGAAATGGCCAGAGATTTAGCCGCCGAGGTTGAGAGATTGATGAAGTCTCCCAACGCTTATATAAGGAAAAAGGCCGCTTTATGTGCATACAGAAtaattaaaag GGTACCAGAACTTATGGAGATATTCTTACCGGCTACGAGAAGTATGTTATCAGAAAAGAATCATGGAGTTTTGATAACTGgtgttattttaataactgaaatgTGCGAGAACAGTCCTGACACTTTAAATCACTTCAAAAAG ATTGTTCCTAATTTagtaagaattttgaaaaatctgataCTAGCGGGCTACTCCCCTGAACATGATGTGTCTGGAGTTAGTGACCCGTTCTTACAG gtaaaaattctgaaattgctTCGCATCCTTGGAATTAATGATGCTGACACATCAGAGGCAATGAATGATATATTAGCTCAAGTAGCCACCAATACAGAAACAAGCAAAAATGTCGGAAATACTATATTATATGAAACAGTTTTATCTATTATGGATATTAAGTCTGAAAGTGGGTTAAGG GTTTTGGCTGTTAATATCTTAGGACGATTTCTATTGAATAACGATAAGAATATTAGATACGTAGCGCTAAACACTTTGCTGAGAACTGTGCATGTTGATACGTCGGCCGTTCAGAGACACAGGACGACCATTCTTGAGTGTTTAAAAG ATCCGGATGTTTCAATTCGACGAAGAGCCATGGAGTTGTCATTTGCCCTCGTGAACTCTCAAAATATTCGAACTATGATTAAAGAGTTGctgttatttttggaaaaagcgGACCCGGAATTCAAGGCACCCTGTTCGAGCAATATCGTATTAGCGGCGGAGCGATACGCTCCTAACAAACGGTGGCATTTAGATACTTTATTAAAAGTGTTGGTAGCG GCAGGTAACTATGTGAGAGACGATGTAATATCTTCGACAATCCAATTGATATCGGAAAGCACGAGTCATCAATCATATATGGCGTTGCAGTTATATAAGGCATTATCTGAAGATATGCAAGACAGACAGCCTCTAACACAAGTAGCTGCTTGGGCTATAG GAGAGTATGGAGATCTACTGTTAACTGCTCAACCCGATGAAGAACACGGAATTTCTCATCCACCCTCAGAAGAACAGGTGCTTGATATTTATCAAAG attgCTGTGGAGCCCGCAGAATAGCAGTTCTACAAAGCAATATGCCTTAATGTCATTGACTAAATTGAGCACCAGGTTTAACAATACCACAAA TCAAATCCAACAAATGATCAGTTCCTTCCGGTCTAGTATTCATATAGAGTTGCAGCAGAGGGGGGTAGAGTTCTCTGAACTGTTCGGGAAATATACCCATTTGCGACCGGCCTTATTAGAAAG AATGCCACCGATGGAATTAGTTCGTCAAACAGATGAAAGTGTACATACGAATGGAGACGTGGATAGTATAGATTTGCCATCAGAGGAAAGTAGTCCCCAACATGTGCCTAATGAATCG AACGCCTTATTAGATCTTCTCGGAGGCGACTTGGACGTTATAAAACCTACAACAGAACCGTCAAAACCGCCTCCAGTCTCAAACTCGAACAACCAAGACCTTTTGGATCTGTTAGGATTAGGTCCATTAAGCGATACAGCTTCCCCATCCACCGAATCTAGCAATTTgggtttaattttagaaagtaATGCCAATGTTTTACCCACTGTGATGAATAGTCAGAATTCGAACTTCTTATcag atgGTTTATTTAACCCAAATCCAGTAGAATCCGTAAGAAGTAGCATACCGCCTTTAACCGCGTTCGATAAAGAAGGTTTGCGAATTTTATTCTCGTTTGATGGTGTAAGAGAAAATGGCACTGTGACCATTAATGTGACGGCGACAAATGATTCATTGTCCCCTTTGACTGATTTTCTATTTCAAGCTGCAGTACCTAAA acATTCCAAATTCAAATGCTTTCGCCGTCTGGAACTACTTTGGCTCCTAATGGTGTGGTCACTCAGGTTTTAAAAGTGACTAATCCCGGACag AACATGCTACGGATGAGGATACGAATTTCATACACTATAGACGGCAACCCTGTCCAGGAACAGACGGAAGTAAACAATTTTCCCGGCGAGCTGTGGGAATGA
- the AP-1gamma gene encoding AP-1 complex subunit gamma-1 isoform X3: MNASEHGFNPAFNMATIKQVVNEAIERVRMPTPMRLRDLIRQIRAARTAAEERSVVNKECAYIRSTFREEDSVWRCRNIAKLLYIHMLGYPAHFGQLECLKLIASPRFTDKRIGYLGAMLLLDERQDVHLLITNCLKNDLNSTTQFVVGLALCTLGAIASPEMARDLAAEVERLMKSPNAYIRKKAALCAYRIIKRVPELMEIFLPATRSMLSEKNHGVLITGVILITEMCENSPDTLNHFKKIVPNLVRILKNLILAGYSPEHDVSGVSDPFLQVKILKLLRILGINDADTSEAMNDILAQVATNTETSKNVGNTILYETVLSIMDIKSESGLRVLAVNILGRFLLNNDKNIRYVALNTLLRTVHVDTSAVQRHRTTILECLKDPDVSIRRRAMELSFALVNSQNIRTMIKELLLFLEKADPEFKAPCSSNIVLAAERYAPNKRWHLDTLLKVLVAAGNYVRDDVISSTIQLISESTSHQSYMALQLYKALSEDMQDRQPLTQVAAWAIGEYGDLLLTAQPDEEHGISHPPSEEQVLDIYQRLLWSPQNSSSTKQYALMSLTKLSTRFNNTTNQIQQMISSFRSSIHIELQQRGVEFSELFGKYTHLRPALLERMPPMELVRQTDESVHTNGDVDSIDLPSEESSPQHVPNESNALLDLLGGDLDVIKPTTEPSKPPPVSNSNNQDLLDLLGLGPLSDTASPSTESSNLGLILESNANVLPTVMNSQNSNFLSDGLFNPNPVESVRSSIPPLTAFDKEGLRILFSFDGVRENGTVTINVTATNDSLSPLTDFLFQAAVPKTFQIQMLSPSGTTLAPNGVVTQVLKVTNPGQNMLRMRIRISYTIDGNPVQEQTEVNNFPGELWE, encoded by the exons aTGAATGCTTCAGAGCATGG atttaatccAGCTTTTAATATGGCCACAATCAAACAGGTTGTTAATGAGGCAATTGAACGAG TTCGAATGCCAACACCTATGCGACTTAGGGATCTAATAAGACAAATTAGGGCAGCCAGAACTGCTGCTGAAGAAAGAAGTGTGGTTAACAAGGAATGTGCTTATATTCGAAGTACTTTTCGAGAGGAGGATTCTGTATGGAG ATgccgaaatatcgccaaactTCTCTACATTCACATGCTGGGATACCCTGCTCATTTTGGACAATTGGAATGCTTGAAACTAATAGCTAGCCCGCGCTTTACAGACAAAAGAATAGGATATTTAGGGGCTATGCTACTTCTTGACGAACGGCAAGATGTTCATCTGTTGATAACCAActgtttaaaaaa TGACTTGAACTCTACCACACAATTTGTAGTAGGGTTAGCACTGTGTACGTTAGGAGCAATTGCTTCACCTGAAATGGCCAGAGATTTAGCCGCCGAGGTTGAGAGATTGATGAAGTCTCCCAACGCTTATATAAGGAAAAAGGCCGCTTTATGTGCATACAGAAtaattaaaag GGTACCAGAACTTATGGAGATATTCTTACCGGCTACGAGAAGTATGTTATCAGAAAAGAATCATGGAGTTTTGATAACTGgtgttattttaataactgaaatgTGCGAGAACAGTCCTGACACTTTAAATCACTTCAAAAAG ATTGTTCCTAATTTagtaagaattttgaaaaatctgataCTAGCGGGCTACTCCCCTGAACATGATGTGTCTGGAGTTAGTGACCCGTTCTTACAG gtaaaaattctgaaattgctTCGCATCCTTGGAATTAATGATGCTGACACATCAGAGGCAATGAATGATATATTAGCTCAAGTAGCCACCAATACAGAAACAAGCAAAAATGTCGGAAATACTATATTATATGAAACAGTTTTATCTATTATGGATATTAAGTCTGAAAGTGGGTTAAGG GTTTTGGCTGTTAATATCTTAGGACGATTTCTATTGAATAACGATAAGAATATTAGATACGTAGCGCTAAACACTTTGCTGAGAACTGTGCATGTTGATACGTCGGCCGTTCAGAGACACAGGACGACCATTCTTGAGTGTTTAAAAG ATCCGGATGTTTCAATTCGACGAAGAGCCATGGAGTTGTCATTTGCCCTCGTGAACTCTCAAAATATTCGAACTATGATTAAAGAGTTGctgttatttttggaaaaagcgGACCCGGAATTCAAGGCACCCTGTTCGAGCAATATCGTATTAGCGGCGGAGCGATACGCTCCTAACAAACGGTGGCATTTAGATACTTTATTAAAAGTGTTGGTAGCG GCAGGTAACTATGTGAGAGACGATGTAATATCTTCGACAATCCAATTGATATCGGAAAGCACGAGTCATCAATCATATATGGCGTTGCAGTTATATAAGGCATTATCTGAAGATATGCAAGACAGACAGCCTCTAACACAAGTAGCTGCTTGGGCTATAG GAGAGTATGGAGATCTACTGTTAACTGCTCAACCCGATGAAGAACACGGAATTTCTCATCCACCCTCAGAAGAACAGGTGCTTGATATTTATCAAAG attgCTGTGGAGCCCGCAGAATAGCAGTTCTACAAAGCAATATGCCTTAATGTCATTGACTAAATTGAGCACCAGGTTTAACAATACCACAAA TCAAATCCAACAAATGATCAGTTCCTTCCGGTCTAGTATTCATATAGAGTTGCAGCAGAGGGGGGTAGAGTTCTCTGAACTGTTCGGGAAATATACCCATTTGCGACCGGCCTTATTAGAAAG AATGCCACCGATGGAATTAGTTCGTCAAACAGATGAAAGTGTACATACGAATGGAGACGTGGATAGTATAGATTTGCCATCAGAGGAAAGTAGTCCCCAACATGTGCCTAATGAATCG AACGCCTTATTAGATCTTCTCGGAGGCGACTTGGACGTTATAAAACCTACAACAGAACCGTCAAAACCGCCTCCAGTCTCAAACTCGAACAACCAAGACCTTTTGGATCTGTTAGGATTAGGTCCATTAAGCGATACAGCTTCCCCATCCACCGAATCTAGCAATTTgggtttaattttagaaagtaATGCCAATGTTTTACCCACTGTGATGAATAGTCAGAATTCGAACTTCTTATcag atgGTTTATTTAACCCAAATCCAGTAGAATCCGTAAGAAGTAGCATACCGCCTTTAACCGCGTTCGATAAAGAAGGTTTGCGAATTTTATTCTCGTTTGATGGTGTAAGAGAAAATGGCACTGTGACCATTAATGTGACGGCGACAAATGATTCATTGTCCCCTTTGACTGATTTTCTATTTCAAGCTGCAGTACCTAAA acATTCCAAATTCAAATGCTTTCGCCGTCTGGAACTACTTTGGCTCCTAATGGTGTGGTCACTCAGGTTTTAAAAGTGACTAATCCCGGACag AACATGCTACGGATGAGGATACGAATTTCATACACTATAGACGGCAACCCTGTCCAGGAACAGACGGAAGTAAACAATTTTCCCGGCGAGCTGTGGGAATGA